CTAAACCCTAAGGCCAATGTGTGGTATTGTGGGATATTTGGGGCATCGCGAGGCCTGCAAGATCGTTATTGACGGTCTCAAAAGATTAGAATACCGCGGATACGATAGTGCCGGCGTGGCCCTGCTGAACGATGACGCCTTTGTCATGTACAAGAAGAAGGGCAAGGTTAGTGAGCTCGAAAACCTCATTGGCGATAACGACGTATCCGGAAGTATGGGGATGGGTCATACCCGTTGGGCAACGCACGGGCCGCCCTCTGACAACAACTCGCACCCGCACTTTAGCGAAAACGAAAATCTGGCATTGGTACACAATGGGGTCATCGAGAATTTTGATTCATTGAAATCGGAGTTGGAGAAGCGCGGATACACCTTCAAGAGCGAAACCGACACCGAGGTACTCGTGAATTTGATCGACGATGCCTATCGCGCCGCAGGCGTAAGTTTTGAAGAAGCCGTTCGATTGGCTCTTCAGCAAGTTATTGGGGCTTACGCCATCGTAGTTATGAGCAAAGATGATGACGACACCATCGTTTGTGCTCGAAAAGGGAGCTCGTTGGTGATCGGAATCGGAGAGAACGAATTTTTCATTGCTTCCGATGCTACCCCATTCCTCGAATATACCAACAACGCAGTATATCTCGACGAAGATGAGATGGCGGTTGTTCGCCGCGATGGAAACCTCTTGGTTTCAAAGATCCATTCGAGCGAAATCATAGATCCGTACGTACAAGAGCTTCAGATGAGTCTCGAAATGATCGAGAAAGGTGGTTTCGATCACTTTATGCTGAAGGAGATCTACGAGCAACCGCGAAGTATTCGGGATACGCTCAGAGGCCGCTTGCTTCCCGAGGAAGGAATTATAAATATGAGCGGAATTCGGGAATACGAAAGTAAGTTCTTGAATGCTCACCGAATCATCATCATTGGATGTGGAACCAGTTGGCACGCCGGCTTGGTCGCCGAATATCTATTCGAGGATATCGCGCGTATGCCCGTTGAGGTGGAATATGCGAGCGAATTCAGATACCGGAATCCGGTGATCACGGAGAACGACGTAGTGATCGCCGTATCTCAATCGGGGGAAACGGCCGACACGCTTGCAGCCATTCGT
This is a stretch of genomic DNA from Flavobacteriales bacterium. It encodes these proteins:
- the glmS gene encoding glutamine--fructose-6-phosphate transaminase (isomerizing), whose translation is MCGIVGYLGHREACKIVIDGLKRLEYRGYDSAGVALLNDDAFVMYKKKGKVSELENLIGDNDVSGSMGMGHTRWATHGPPSDNNSHPHFSENENLALVHNGVIENFDSLKSELEKRGYTFKSETDTEVLVNLIDDAYRAAGVSFEEAVRLALQQVIGAYAIVVMSKDDDDTIVCARKGSSLVIGIGENEFFIASDATPFLEYTNNAVYLDEDEMAVVRRDGNLLVSKIHSSEIIDPYVQELQMSLEMIEKGGFDHFMLKEIYEQPRSIRDTLRGRLLPEEGIINMSGIREYESKFLNAHRIIIIGCGTSWHAGLVAEYLFEDIARMPVEVEYASEFRYRNPVITENDVVIAVSQSGETADTLAAIRLAKSKGATIFGVCNVVGSSIAHETDAGAYTHAGPEIGVASTKAFTAQVTVLTLIALELGRRRGVLSESRFRELIWELDRIPNLVEQLLKEDAHIQHIASMYKDANNALYLGRGYNFPVALEGALKLKEISYIHAEGYPAAEMKHGPIALIDRDMPVIFIAPRRGHYEKVLSNMQEVKARNGRILAIVNGKDGQVESLCEHVIEIPDTEEAFSPLLATIPLQLLSYHIAVMRGCNVDQPRNLAKSVTVE